One region of Natronolimnobius baerhuensis genomic DNA includes:
- a CDS encoding DUF5789 family protein has protein sequence MSEIKLSRIETVLADLEYPATNDEVASEFSDTTLLLADGERNLGTLVERSEANQFESTDDLKTALHNVLPREAVGEPYQSEGEG, from the coding sequence ATGTCCGAAATCAAACTGAGCCGCATCGAAACCGTCCTCGCCGACCTCGAGTACCCCGCAACGAACGACGAAGTTGCCAGCGAGTTTTCGGATACAACCCTGTTGCTCGCCGACGGCGAACGAAACCTCGGCACGCTCGTCGAACGCAGCGAGGCCAACCAGTTCGAGTCGACAGACGACCTCAAGACTGCGTTACATAACGTCTTACCGCGCGAGGCGGTCGGCGAGCCGTACCAGTCGGAAGGCGAGGGCTAG
- a CDS encoding outer membrane protein assembly factor BamB family protein, translating to MVSNPTRSPGETTTTVSRRTALQLTGGLVALSLAGCLGSAETETFDHEDWLSLGHNNGNTGKTSVQGPSDPDERWSVDTEPITTAPVVADDVVYAGSADGTLYALDLETGDELWTYSVGEDIYYTPTIAEDTIYVADTDTVHAVTTDGDEEWTADADGRIHSACTVSDGRLHVSTDVRTSILTLEADSGDELWREPGAGLGSTPAVVDETVYSVGQIIEFDEDGEPEDSFQGAVALEAESGERQWVYDEWDSDGGLPMSSPAVDDERLYVGTGSGERPLLALGRDSGEEQWRFDAPELEAAHVSNAPPVVDGDTVYVSVSAETSSDTLELVDDEQDPSSIVALEAETGESRWVSGTDELGPAVAMGVDVLYRHTFGQVTALDPDNGEPIWTHDSEFGLPWEEVDGVDSVELTSGTQPAVVDETVIATTQSGGVYAIGE from the coding sequence ATGGTTAGTAACCCGACACGGTCCCCGGGCGAGACCACGACCACGGTTAGTCGACGAACTGCCCTGCAACTAACCGGTGGGCTCGTCGCCCTCTCCCTTGCCGGGTGTCTCGGTTCCGCAGAAACCGAGACGTTCGACCACGAGGATTGGCTCTCACTCGGCCACAACAACGGCAACACCGGCAAAACGAGCGTTCAGGGTCCAAGCGATCCCGATGAACGCTGGAGCGTCGATACCGAGCCGATCACGACCGCACCAGTCGTCGCCGACGATGTCGTCTACGCCGGCTCGGCTGACGGCACGCTGTACGCTCTCGATCTCGAGACCGGCGACGAACTGTGGACGTACTCCGTCGGCGAGGACATCTACTACACGCCGACAATCGCCGAGGACACGATCTACGTCGCCGACACCGACACGGTTCACGCGGTGACGACCGACGGCGACGAGGAATGGACTGCCGACGCCGACGGGCGGATTCACTCCGCCTGTACCGTCAGCGACGGCCGCCTCCACGTCTCGACCGACGTTCGCACCTCGATTCTGACGCTCGAGGCCGATTCCGGTGACGAGCTGTGGCGCGAACCGGGTGCCGGGCTGGGGAGTACGCCCGCTGTCGTAGATGAGACGGTGTACTCGGTGGGACAGATCATCGAATTCGACGAGGACGGCGAGCCGGAAGATAGCTTTCAGGGGGCCGTTGCCCTCGAGGCCGAATCCGGCGAGCGCCAGTGGGTGTACGACGAGTGGGACAGCGATGGCGGCTTGCCGATGAGTTCCCCCGCAGTCGACGACGAGCGCCTCTACGTCGGTACGGGATCGGGGGAACGACCGCTACTCGCGCTCGGTCGGGACTCAGGCGAGGAACAGTGGCGCTTTGACGCTCCCGAACTCGAGGCGGCACACGTGTCGAACGCACCGCCCGTCGTCGACGGCGATACCGTCTACGTCAGCGTTAGCGCTGAAACGAGTTCGGATACCCTCGAGCTTGTCGACGACGAGCAGGATCCAAGCAGTATCGTCGCGCTCGAGGCCGAAACGGGCGAGTCGCGGTGGGTCAGCGGGACTGACGAACTCGGGCCTGCGGTCGCGATGGGAGTTGACGTGCTCTACCGGCACACCTTCGGACAGGTGACGGCGCTTGACCCCGACAACGGGGAACCTATCTGGACCCACGATAGCGAGTTCGGACTCCCGTGGGAGGAGGTCGACGGTGTCGACTCCGTTGAACTGACGAGTGGCACGCAGCCGGCTGTCGTCGACGAAACGGTGATCGCGACGACCCAGTCGGGTGGTGTCTACGCCATCGGCGAGTAG
- a CDS encoding carboxypeptidase-like regulatory domain-containing protein gives MHANRRTFIRRSTAATAGLFAVAGATATATADEPADGMALVEGRLRYGDIPARDVTLAFDEETSTETASNGRYEQELEPGTYTVTVDEGGYVADSEEIELEAGDTTSVNFDLEREWGPEEGEIEVAIVEPGGGSTLESRVTLFGNGETHSAIAPDGWVPDGDYWTRGFVVPEGWWEVHAEGVDGFGDGYEEVYVEPNKTVRAVVELGSEPRPISKNSLITGTITDEDDEPISDAMVRLRDDTSTMIERVDTDGQFELEHDPGQYTLEVFADGYDRAETDVVARFGRMVEPEITLEAD, from the coding sequence ATGCACGCAAATCGTCGCACGTTCATTCGACGTTCAACGGCCGCGACCGCAGGGCTGTTCGCTGTTGCAGGCGCGACAGCAACCGCGACCGCGGACGAGCCAGCCGACGGCATGGCGCTCGTCGAGGGTCGCCTCCGGTACGGCGATATCCCGGCCAGAGACGTCACCCTCGCGTTCGATGAGGAGACGTCGACCGAGACGGCGAGCAACGGGCGCTACGAACAGGAACTCGAGCCCGGCACCTACACCGTCACGGTCGACGAAGGCGGCTACGTCGCCGACAGCGAGGAGATCGAACTCGAGGCGGGCGACACGACCAGCGTCAATTTCGACCTCGAGCGCGAGTGGGGACCCGAGGAGGGCGAAATCGAGGTCGCCATCGTCGAACCCGGCGGGGGCTCGACGCTCGAGTCGCGGGTGACGCTCTTTGGGAACGGTGAAACGCATAGTGCCATTGCACCCGATGGATGGGTTCCGGATGGTGATTACTGGACGCGGGGGTTTGTCGTTCCCGAAGGGTGGTGGGAGGTTCACGCAGAGGGCGTCGATGGGTTCGGAGATGGCTATGAAGAGGTATACGTCGAACCAAATAAGACTGTTCGAGCGGTTGTAGAACTAGGGAGCGAACCGCGGCCGATTTCAAAAAACAGCCTCATTACAGGGACGATCACAGACGAAGATGATGAGCCAATCTCGGACGCGATGGTTCGACTCCGTGATGACACCTCAACGATGATCGAAAGGGTGGATACTGACGGGCAGTTTGAACTGGAACATGATCCCGGCCAGTACACCCTCGAGGTCTTTGCAGACGGCTACGACCGCGCCGAGACGGACGTTGTCGCCCGATTTGGCCGCATGGTCGAGCCGGAGATCACGCTCGAGGCGGATTAA
- a CDS encoding transcription factor S, whose translation MEFCDECGSMMKADDGTWECGSCGYTKPKGNTEQYTVTDDQEASEVIESSGETSLPETDALCPECGNDRAHWYMQQIRSADESETRFFICTECEHKWREDDN comes from the coding sequence ATGGAATTTTGCGATGAGTGCGGTTCGATGATGAAAGCCGACGACGGCACCTGGGAGTGTGGCAGTTGCGGCTACACGAAACCGAAAGGCAACACCGAGCAGTACACCGTCACGGACGATCAGGAAGCCAGCGAGGTCATCGAGTCCTCCGGTGAAACGTCGCTGCCCGAAACGGATGCGCTCTGTCCTGAGTGTGGGAACGACCGCGCACACTGGTACATGCAACAGATCCGCTCGGCCGACGAATCCGAGACGCGCTTCTTTATCTGCACCGAGTGCGAGCACAAATGGCGCGAAGACGATAACTAG
- a CDS encoding methyltransferase domain-containing protein, whose translation MTGRDTDGDDSAAADLESESESDRVPVLLVRGDREFLVQPGEEMGTDLGVLEVPEDVQPGQTLETHLEEEFQVRRLRGPDLFHHFERTGAPMVPRDIGLVIGETGIARGDRVLDAGTGTGVLAAMMARAGAEVTTYERKGDFADVARENMDLGGVSDTVDVRTGDLLENVEALESSSFDVLTLDTGDADEAIAHAPDLLVEGGFVAVYSPFIESTRAVVETAREVGLSNIRTRETIQREMQFDDRGSRPSTAPVGHTGYLTLARNE comes from the coding sequence GTGACGGGACGCGATACTGACGGCGACGACAGCGCTGCTGCGGACCTCGAGAGCGAGAGCGAAAGCGACCGCGTGCCCGTCTTGCTCGTCCGCGGCGACCGCGAGTTTCTCGTCCAACCCGGCGAGGAGATGGGCACCGACCTCGGTGTCCTCGAGGTACCAGAAGACGTCCAGCCCGGCCAAACACTCGAGACGCACCTCGAGGAGGAGTTCCAGGTCCGACGACTCCGCGGCCCGGACCTCTTTCATCACTTCGAGCGCACGGGCGCGCCGATGGTCCCGCGCGATATCGGGCTGGTGATCGGCGAGACCGGCATCGCCCGCGGCGACCGCGTACTCGACGCTGGCACCGGAACTGGCGTCCTCGCGGCCATGATGGCGCGTGCCGGTGCCGAAGTCACCACCTACGAGCGAAAGGGTGACTTCGCGGATGTCGCTCGCGAGAACATGGACCTCGGCGGTGTTTCTGACACTGTCGACGTGCGAACCGGCGACCTCCTCGAGAATGTCGAGGCGCTCGAGTCGTCGTCGTTCGACGTGCTGACGCTCGATACGGGCGACGCCGACGAGGCAATCGCCCACGCACCGGATCTACTGGTCGAGGGCGGCTTCGTCGCGGTCTACAGCCCATTCATCGAGTCGACTCGCGCCGTCGTCGAGACAGCCCGCGAGGTCGGCCTCTCGAATATCCGCACCCGAGAGACCATCCAGCGCGAGATGCAGTTCGATGACCGTGGCTCGAGACCATCGACCGCGCCCGTGGGTCATACGGGCTATCTGACGCTCGCGCGCAACGAGTAG
- a CDS encoding nascent polypeptide-associated complex protein translates to MFGGGGGGLNPRKMEQMMEQMGIDVEDIDAEEVIIRTDEYDLVFDDAEVTKMDARGQETYQVIGSPAEVESGSAGGATDSAADDAGSSIPDEDVDLVATRAGVNEDDARAALEDNDGDLAAAVEDLE, encoded by the coding sequence ATGTTCGGAGGAGGCGGCGGCGGACTCAACCCGCGCAAGATGGAACAGATGATGGAACAGATGGGCATCGACGTCGAGGATATCGACGCCGAAGAGGTCATCATCCGCACCGACGAGTACGACCTCGTCTTCGATGATGCCGAAGTCACGAAAATGGACGCCCGTGGCCAGGAAACCTACCAGGTTATCGGCTCGCCAGCAGAAGTCGAATCCGGCTCCGCCGGCGGCGCTACAGACAGCGCAGCCGACGACGCTGGCTCCTCGATCCCTGATGAGGATGTCGACCTCGTCGCGACCCGCGCCGGCGTCAACGAGGACGACGCCCGCGCCGCACTCGAGGACAACGACGGCGACCTCGCCGCGGCGGTCGAGGACCTCGAGTAA
- a CDS encoding DedA family protein — protein sequence MSTATAFLESALAVVHVVGLPALFVVFVLKGALIGKVFPTSVFLSGYVAVMTPTYWRAALIVVLVTTAHVLGQGVIYAGSRRYGEDILSMLPLLPFDPESETFQRVEQWFHQYGGIAVFTTNVIPWSRGLIAIPAGVSAYPSGRYFVHVGTSTLLYHAVYVAVPLIGIAVLF from the coding sequence ATGTCGACAGCCACCGCCTTCCTCGAGTCCGCTCTCGCCGTTGTCCACGTCGTCGGATTGCCGGCGCTGTTCGTCGTCTTTGTCCTGAAGGGCGCACTCATCGGGAAGGTGTTTCCGACGAGTGTCTTTCTCTCGGGGTACGTCGCCGTGATGACGCCGACCTACTGGCGGGCTGCGCTTATCGTCGTGCTGGTGACGACGGCCCACGTACTCGGGCAAGGCGTTATCTACGCGGGAAGCAGACGCTACGGCGAAGACATCCTGTCGATGCTGCCGCTCTTGCCGTTCGATCCGGAATCGGAGACGTTCCAGCGGGTCGAACAGTGGTTCCATCAGTACGGTGGCATCGCCGTCTTTACGACGAATGTCATCCCCTGGAGTCGCGGGCTGATTGCGATCCCTGCGGGAGTGAGTGCGTATCCGAGCGGGCGCTACTTCGTCCACGTCGGGACCTCGACGCTCCTGTATCACGCCGTCTACGTCGCCGTCCCGCTTATCGGGATTGCCGTCCTGTTCTGA
- a CDS encoding phosphatase PAP2 family protein — translation MLFDGALVESLVNAIPVWLAVALLVVSFLGSVYVIIPGLIAASLFGNRTRTMTWPGIIIGGYGLFVTLKPLFSVPRPAVTPPFSPELLPAGLSVLYDLGLGFTSSSFPSGHAIAVTVFWGLVAVDSSIGSRRQRVAGCLGVIALVGLSRVALGVHYPGDVLAGIALGGVYLAGTLVIRTRVSRPVPTLLALGSALALGGVLTGRPQDALVLCGAAVAAGLVARYYPVSRKHSPSAISS, via the coding sequence ATGCTGTTCGATGGGGCACTTGTCGAGTCGCTCGTGAACGCGATTCCCGTCTGGCTAGCGGTTGCGTTACTCGTTGTCTCGTTTCTCGGAAGCGTCTACGTCATTATTCCAGGACTTATCGCCGCCTCGCTGTTCGGAAATCGGACACGAACGATGACCTGGCCAGGGATCATCATCGGTGGCTACGGCCTCTTCGTGACGCTCAAACCGTTGTTTTCGGTTCCTCGACCCGCCGTTACGCCGCCGTTCAGTCCCGAACTGTTGCCCGCCGGACTGTCCGTACTGTACGACCTCGGCCTTGGATTCACCTCCTCGAGTTTTCCGAGTGGACACGCTATCGCTGTGACCGTGTTCTGGGGACTCGTCGCGGTTGACTCCTCAATTGGGTCCCGCCGACAGCGAGTAGCCGGCTGTCTGGGCGTTATCGCCCTCGTGGGCCTCTCGAGGGTCGCACTTGGTGTTCACTACCCCGGTGACGTGCTGGCTGGGATCGCCCTCGGGGGCGTCTATCTGGCTGGCACGCTCGTAATCCGTACGCGCGTGTCGAGACCGGTCCCAACGCTGCTGGCGCTGGGAAGTGCGCTCGCACTCGGTGGCGTACTCACTGGCCGTCCACAGGACGCGCTCGTCCTCTGTGGGGCCGCAGTTGCTGCCGGACTCGTCGCGCGGTACTATCCGGTCTCGAGGAAGCACTCTCCCAGCGCGATCTCATCGTAA
- a CDS encoding PUA domain-containing protein yields MTDDTNGNAGLPALRTIADYQFGAGAGAALFPQAETDSLTVKRTSSGRPRQVHAEAGRLVSFGTDGRFTLGLEGGRRLDDALEYPAYRVVIDDESEPFVRDEKNVFSKFVLEAGSEIRPGDEVLVVHERGELIAVGRAELDAAAIGEFETGVAVFVREGAPAQ; encoded by the coding sequence ATGACTGACGACACCAACGGCAACGCGGGTCTGCCGGCGCTGCGGACCATTGCAGACTATCAGTTTGGCGCAGGTGCAGGTGCCGCACTCTTTCCTCAGGCGGAAACCGACTCGCTTACGGTCAAACGCACCTCTTCAGGCCGACCACGACAAGTTCACGCCGAAGCGGGTCGACTCGTCTCTTTCGGCACTGACGGCCGGTTTACCCTCGGTCTCGAGGGCGGTCGACGCCTCGACGACGCCCTCGAGTATCCTGCCTACCGAGTCGTTATCGACGACGAAAGCGAACCGTTCGTCCGCGACGAGAAGAACGTCTTTTCGAAGTTCGTCCTCGAGGCCGGAAGCGAGATTCGGCCGGGCGATGAGGTGCTCGTTGTCCACGAGCGCGGCGAGTTGATCGCAGTCGGCCGGGCGGAACTGGATGCCGCCGCAATCGGCGAGTTCGAGACCGGCGTGGCAGTCTTCGTTCGCGAAGGCGCACCAGCACAGTAG
- a CDS encoding LabA-like NYN domain-containing protein, translating to MTEIHSDQRVAMLVDAQNLYHTAQSLHSRNIDYSSLLEKGVQDRKLTRAIAYVIRADSPEEESFFDALVDIGFETKIKDIKTFADGSKKADWDVGMSLDAVTLANHIDTLVLCTGDGDFSRLCSHLRHEGVRVEVMAFESSTADELIEAADSFLDLGERHETFLL from the coding sequence ATGACCGAGATTCATTCCGACCAGCGTGTCGCCATGCTCGTGGACGCGCAAAATCTCTATCACACGGCACAGAGCCTCCACAGCCGAAATATCGACTATTCGTCGCTCCTCGAGAAAGGCGTTCAGGATCGAAAACTCACGCGCGCGATTGCCTACGTTATCCGCGCGGACTCGCCCGAAGAGGAGAGTTTCTTCGATGCGCTGGTGGATATCGGCTTCGAGACGAAGATCAAGGACATCAAAACGTTCGCTGACGGCTCGAAAAAGGCGGACTGGGACGTTGGGATGAGTTTAGACGCCGTAACGCTTGCAAACCACATCGATACGCTCGTCCTCTGTACGGGCGACGGTGACTTCTCTCGACTGTGTTCGCACCTGCGCCACGAAGGCGTCCGCGTCGAAGTAATGGCGTTTGAATCCTCGACTGCAGACGAACTCATCGAAGCCGCGGACTCGTTTCTCGATCTAGGTGAGCGTCACGAGACGTTCTTACTGTAG
- a CDS encoding M48 family metallopeptidase, whose translation MNNTGLKLRMAVVGTILFALYFGAALVFSEMFQVSLLPILAISLVLLPAAQYKIGKWMALRGTEEMPDEGQYRQIHQMTESLARDMGMDKPKLVVQDMGVPNAFATGRRGAGVVCVSNELIGLLDRDELEGVIAHELAHLDNRDTITMIIGQSIGMIVSYAVFFLLRDDNNFLVAYAGSVVAQMLTMIFVMAISRYREYVADDDARQYIGSGEPLARALEKISRGSEGRESRIDDNVSALCILNVDRSFLQQIFSTHPPTEKRIEKLRS comes from the coding sequence ATGAATAATACCGGCCTTAAGCTTCGGATGGCAGTCGTCGGAACCATCCTTTTTGCGCTGTACTTTGGCGCAGCGCTCGTCTTCAGTGAGATGTTCCAGGTTAGCCTCCTGCCAATACTGGCGATCAGCCTCGTTCTTCTCCCTGCAGCCCAGTACAAAATCGGCAAGTGGATGGCCCTTCGTGGCACCGAAGAGATGCCAGACGAAGGCCAGTATCGCCAGATCCACCAGATGACCGAATCTCTCGCTCGAGACATGGGTATGGACAAGCCCAAACTCGTCGTCCAAGATATGGGCGTTCCGAACGCCTTCGCGACTGGCCGCCGCGGTGCCGGCGTCGTCTGCGTCTCGAACGAACTCATTGGACTCTTAGACCGCGACGAACTCGAGGGTGTCATCGCCCACGAACTCGCCCATCTGGATAACCGTGATACGATCACGATGATTATCGGCCAATCCATCGGGATGATCGTGAGCTACGCGGTCTTCTTCCTGCTTCGCGACGACAACAACTTCCTCGTCGCCTACGCAGGTTCGGTCGTCGCCCAGATGCTGACGATGATCTTCGTGATGGCTATCTCGCGATACCGCGAGTACGTCGCCGACGACGACGCACGCCAGTACATCGGCAGCGGCGAACCACTCGCCCGCGCACTCGAGAAGATTTCCCGTGGCTCCGAAGGCCGCGAGTCCCGCATCGACGACAACGTCAGCGCGCTGTGCATTCTGAACGTTGACCGGAGCTTCCTCCAGCAGATCTTCTCGACGCACCCACCGACCGAAAAGCGCATCGAGAAACTCCGCAGCTAA
- a CDS encoding ester cyclase, with protein MLQVDPRDIVQHEIEAVWNDEDLEEIDELVAEEFVYHNPMVAEEVRGPEEYRQLVENFRGAVSEFRMEIDAQIADDDSELVATRFRTTGIHDRELMGVDPTGNEIDVTGMLFDRIEDGMLVERYVNDDAYGFMRQLGLIDQHPF; from the coding sequence ATGTTGCAAGTAGATCCCAGAGACATTGTTCAGCACGAAATCGAGGCGGTCTGGAACGACGAGGATCTCGAGGAAATCGACGAACTCGTCGCCGAGGAGTTCGTCTATCACAACCCGATGGTCGCCGAGGAGGTGCGCGGACCCGAGGAGTACCGCCAACTCGTCGAGAACTTCCGCGGTGCAGTGTCGGAGTTTCGTATGGAAATCGACGCACAGATCGCAGACGATGACAGCGAACTGGTTGCGACGCGGTTTCGAACGACCGGAATCCACGACCGCGAACTGATGGGCGTCGACCCGACCGGAAACGAGATCGATGTGACCGGCATGCTGTTCGACCGCATCGAAGACGGGATGCTCGTTGAACGGTACGTCAACGACGACGCGTACGGCTTCATGCGCCAGCTCGGGTTGATCGATCAGCACCCGTTCTGA
- the dapA gene encoding 4-hydroxy-tetrahydrodipicolinate synthase, with the protein MSSPIDFEGVFPAMCTPFDEDERIDFETLQTDAQRLEAAGVDGLVPVGSTGESATLTHDEHVRVVEAVIEAVEDVPVIAGTGSNNTREALELSERAADAGADGLLLISPYYNKPEQRGLLEHFRTIADAVDVPQIVYNVPSRTGRNIEPDTAVELASHENIAGYKAASGDLGQIGEIAERTTDEDFAVLSGDDALTLPMISVGATGAISVAANIEPERTCAMVGAALDGDYARAQNLHHELGPLFRELFVETNPIPVKEAMQIRGYGPARMRQPLSRLSEAYRDDLEAVLADLENSSAAVADVDAAEDDR; encoded by the coding sequence ATGAGTTCACCAATCGACTTCGAGGGCGTCTTTCCGGCGATGTGTACGCCCTTCGACGAGGACGAACGAATCGACTTCGAAACACTGCAGACGGATGCCCAGCGACTCGAGGCCGCCGGCGTCGACGGCCTCGTTCCCGTCGGCTCGACCGGCGAATCGGCCACGCTGACCCATGACGAACACGTCCGCGTCGTCGAGGCCGTCATCGAGGCCGTCGAGGACGTGCCCGTCATCGCGGGCACCGGCTCGAACAACACCCGCGAAGCGCTCGAGTTGTCCGAACGCGCGGCTGACGCAGGCGCTGACGGCTTGCTCCTCATTTCGCCGTACTACAACAAGCCCGAACAGCGCGGCCTGCTCGAGCACTTCCGAACGATTGCAGATGCCGTCGACGTGCCACAAATTGTCTACAACGTGCCCTCGAGAACGGGCCGGAATATCGAACCCGATACGGCCGTCGAACTTGCGAGCCACGAGAACATCGCGGGCTACAAGGCCGCAAGCGGCGACCTCGGTCAGATCGGCGAGATTGCCGAGCGGACGACCGACGAGGACTTTGCAGTGCTGTCGGGCGACGACGCGCTCACGCTGCCGATGATCTCGGTCGGCGCGACCGGCGCGATCAGCGTCGCGGCGAACATCGAACCCGAACGAACCTGCGCGATGGTCGGCGCGGCACTGGATGGCGACTACGCGCGCGCACAGAATTTGCACCACGAACTCGGCCCACTGTTCCGCGAACTGTTCGTCGAGACCAACCCGATCCCGGTCAAGGAAGCCATGCAGATCCGCGGCTACGGCCCGGCCCGCATGCGCCAACCGCTGTCCCGTCTGTCCGAAGCGTATCGTGACGACCTCGAGGCCGTGCTCGCGGATCTCGAGAATTCGTCGGCTGCGGTTGCGGACGTGGACGCGGCGGAGGACGACCGATGA
- the dapB gene encoding 4-hydroxy-tetrahydrodipicolinate reductase — MTIRIGVTGATGRMGQEVIAAVAAHDDCEVAFAVNRDPDGATVDGIAVEPADEFADLVHEYEPTAVIDFTGPESALEYAQACANASVPFVTGTTGFDDDQRERLEATSEAAPLLHAPNFARGVQALVNVVGDAVQDLAGYDVELVETHHNQKRDAPSGTANRLLEEIEANGDFSDRKHGREGFDPREEDEIGVHVLRAGNVTGEHEIVIADNHEEVRLTHRAEDRGVFAAGAVDAAVWLADCEPGSYDFADVLAE, encoded by the coding sequence ATGACGATTCGGATCGGCGTCACCGGCGCGACGGGCCGGATGGGCCAGGAAGTGATCGCCGCCGTCGCCGCGCACGACGACTGCGAGGTCGCGTTCGCGGTCAATCGCGACCCCGACGGCGCGACGGTCGATGGCATCGCCGTCGAACCCGCCGACGAGTTCGCGGACCTCGTCCACGAATACGAGCCAACGGCCGTGATCGATTTCACTGGCCCCGAGTCCGCCCTCGAGTACGCCCAGGCCTGTGCCAACGCGAGCGTCCCTTTCGTCACCGGCACGACCGGCTTCGACGACGACCAGCGCGAGCGACTCGAGGCGACGAGCGAAGCCGCCCCGCTCCTTCACGCGCCGAACTTCGCCCGTGGCGTCCAGGCGCTCGTCAACGTCGTCGGCGACGCCGTCCAAGATCTGGCGGGCTACGACGTGGAACTCGTCGAGACCCATCACAACCAGAAACGCGATGCGCCGAGCGGAACGGCAAACCGCTTGCTCGAGGAGATCGAAGCCAACGGAGACTTTAGTGACCGAAAACACGGCCGCGAAGGCTTCGATCCGCGCGAGGAAGACGAAATCGGCGTCCACGTCCTCCGAGCGGGGAACGTCACCGGCGAGCACGAAATCGTCATCGCGGACAACCACGAGGAGGTCCGGCTGACCCACCGCGCCGAGGATCGCGGGGTCTTCGCCGCCGGCGCGGTCGACGCCGCGGTCTGGCTCGCTGACTGCGAACCCGGCAGCTACGACTTTGCGGACGTCCTCGCCGAATAA
- a CDS encoding 2,3,4,5-tetrahydropyridine-2,6-dicarboxylate N-succinyltransferase, which produces MSTLETDIETLWERKQNGEVDAQSAGEDEHATLEAFLSALEDGDIRAAEKRGGEWEANEWVKQGILLNFGLRENRAFEYGGVEHYDVLPLRETEDLGERGTRNTPNGTAVRRGAYLGSDCIMMSPSFVNIGAYVGDGTLVDSCDTVGSCAQIGENVKLGANTLIGGVLEPVESAPVIVEDNVSLGAGCRVTSGFVVGENSIVGENTLLTPRIPVYDLVEEKVIYGELPANRRAFTRFVESSVSDHDLFEGGAFKPAVVATDVEEETLEATEREDALRE; this is translated from the coding sequence ATGAGTACGCTCGAGACCGACATCGAGACGCTGTGGGAGCGCAAACAGAACGGCGAGGTCGACGCCCAGTCCGCCGGCGAGGACGAACACGCCACGCTCGAGGCGTTCCTGTCCGCGCTCGAGGACGGCGATATCCGCGCGGCCGAAAAGCGCGGTGGCGAGTGGGAAGCCAACGAGTGGGTCAAGCAGGGCATTTTGCTGAACTTCGGCCTGCGCGAGAATCGGGCCTTCGAGTACGGCGGCGTCGAGCACTACGACGTGCTCCCGCTCCGAGAGACCGAGGACCTGGGCGAACGGGGCACCCGAAACACGCCGAACGGGACGGCCGTCCGCCGCGGCGCGTACCTCGGGTCTGATTGCATCATGATGAGCCCGAGCTTCGTCAACATCGGCGCGTACGTCGGCGACGGCACGCTCGTCGACTCCTGTGACACGGTCGGTTCGTGCGCCCAGATCGGCGAGAACGTCAAACTCGGCGCGAACACGCTCATCGGCGGCGTGCTCGAGCCTGTCGAGTCCGCGCCGGTCATCGTTGAAGACAACGTCTCCCTCGGTGCCGGCTGTCGCGTCACCTCTGGATTCGTCGTCGGCGAGAACAGCATCGTCGGCGAGAACACCCTGCTGACGCCTCGAATTCCAGTCTACGACCTCGTCGAGGAAAAGGTCATCTACGGCGAACTGCCCGCAAACCGCCGTGCGTTCACGCGCTTCGTCGAATCCTCCGTCAGCGATCACGACCTCTTCGAGGGCGGCGCGTTCAAGCCCGCCGTCGTCGCGACCGATGTCGAAGAAGAGACGCTCGAGGCGACTGAGCGAGAAGACGCGCTGCGGGAGTAA